A genomic segment from Oncorhynchus clarkii lewisi isolate Uvic-CL-2024 chromosome 12, UVic_Ocla_1.0, whole genome shotgun sequence encodes:
- the LOC139421932 gene encoding polypeptide N-acetylgalactosaminyltransferase 9-like yields MAGARRIKTLLTVNICVFVGIILFSIYCRIQDRSEEFMKNGRTTEQRSNRRNGKITNFVDKQAILQRLEHLEDVVYHQLNGLGKPVGLLEGQMGLRQGQARNPATLRNPVRDPDGGKYKDYGYNAQLSNQIPLDRSIPDYRPKKCKLMTYPDDLPQMTVVFIFVNEALSVILRSVNSLVNHTPAYVLKEIILVDDNSDSVDLKLNLDQYVNKNYPGLVKIVRNSRREGLIRARILGWKAATAPVVGFFDAHVEFNTAWSEPILTRIREDRTRIILPSIDNIKHNTFEVQQYANAAHGYNWGLWCMYIIPPQAWLDRGDQTAPIRTPAMIGCSFVVNREYFREIGLLDPGMEVYGGENIELGMRVWQCGGSMEVLPCARVAHIERTKKPYNNDIDYYAKRNALRAAEVWMDDYKSHVYMAWNIPINNPGVDFGDVSERIALRKKLQCRSFQWYLQNVYPEMRVYNDTITYGEVRNSKASGYCLDQGPDDDSSPILYPCHGMTSQLARYTSVGLLQLGPLGSTTFLPNTKCLVDEGLGRTPSLNKCEGMSRSSQRLWDFTQNGPIISRDTGRCLEVEMSREASFGLRLVVQRCSGQKWTIRNWIKPPRH; encoded by the exons ATGGCTGGGGCACGGCGGATAAAAACTTTGTTGACTGTAAACATCTGCGTTTTTGTGGGCATTATACTGTTCTCGATTTACTGCAGAATTCAGGATCGCTCAGAGGAATTCATGAAAAACGGCAGGACTACTGAGCAAAGATCTAACCGTAGAAATGGAAAAATCACTAACTTTGTAGACAAGCAGGCAATTCTTCAAAGGCTCGAACATCTTGAGGACGTGGTCTACCACCAATTAAACG GGCTGGGAAAGCCGGTTGGATTGCTGGAGGGACAAATGGGTCTGAGACAGGGGCAGGCCAGGAACCCTGCAACCCTGAGAAACCCTGTCCGTGACCCAGATGGGGGAAAATACAAAGATTATGGTTACAATGCACAGCTGAGCAATCAAATCCCTCTGGATAGATCCATTCCCGACTACAGGCCGAAAAA GTGCAAGCTGATGACTTACCCAGATGACCTCCCTCAGATGACGGTGGTATTCATCTTTGTGAACGAGGCCTTGTCTGTGATCCTACGGTCAGTCAACAGCCTGGTCAATCACACACCTGCATACGTCCTCAAGGAGATCATCCTGGTGGACGACAACAGTGACAGTG tgGACCTAAAGCTGAACCTGGATCAGTATGTGAATAAGAATTATCCAGGCCTAGTGAAGATTGTCAGAAATAGCAGACGAGAGGGACTTATACGGGCCAGAATCCTTGGATGGAAAGCAGCCACTGCACCAGTTGTTGGCTTCTTTGACGCACATGTTGAGTTCAACACAGCATG GTCAGAGCCAATCCTAACAAGAATCAGGGAGGATCGAACACGTATTATTCTGCCGTCGATCGACAACATCAAGCACAACACGTTTGAGGTGCAGCAGTATGCTAACGCAGCCCATGGCTACAACTGGGGCCTGTGGTGTATGTACATCATACCCCCTCAGGCCTGGCTGGACAGAGGAGATCAGACGGCCCCCATCAG GACCCCTGCCATGATTGGCTGTTCCTTTGTGGTGAACAGAGAATACTTTAGAGAGATTGGCCTTCTAGACCCAGGCATGGAGGTGTATGGAGGAGAGAACATTGAGTTGGGCATGAGG GTATGGCAGTGCGGAGGGAGTATGGAGGTTTTACCTTGTGCTCGGGTGGCACACATTGAACGCACCAAGAAACCCTACAACAACGACATTGATTACTATGCCAAGCGCAATGCCTTGAGGGCAGCCGAGGTATGGATGGATGACTACAAATCCCATGTATACATGGCCTGGAATATCCCCATCAAT AACCCTGGGGTTGATTTTGGAGATGTTTCTGAGAGAATCGCCTTGAGGAAGAAATTGCAATGTCGCAGTTTCCAGTGGTACTTGCAGAATGTGTATCCAGAGATGCGAGTGTACAACGACACCATCACCTACGGTGAGGTGCGGAACAGCAAGGCCAGTGGCTATTGCTTAGACCAAGGACCAGATGATGACAGCAGTCCAATTCTCTACCCGTGCCATGGCATGACATCTCAG ctGGCCCGTTACACCTCAGTGGGGCTTCTGCAGCTAGGTCCCCTGGGCTCCACTACGTTCCTGCCCAACACCAAGTGTCTGGTGGATGAGGGACTAGGGAGGACGCCAAGTCTAAATAAATGTGAGGGAATGTCACGCTCATCACAGAGGCTTTGGGACTTTACTCAG AATGGCCCAATAATCAGCAGAGACACTGGTCGTTGTTTGGAAGTAGAGATGTCCAGAGAGGCCAGCTTCGGCCTGCGCCTGGTGGTCCAGAGATGCTCTGGTCAGAAGTGGACTATTAGGAACTGGATCAAACCTCCACGACACTGA